Proteins encoded within one genomic window of Candidatus Methylomirabilota bacterium:
- the gnd gene encoding decarboxylating 6-phosphogluconate dehydrogenase: MTCQAHCSRPQGGAVAAARTLGIKETDMQIGMVGLGRMGGNMARRLLRGGHQVVAFATDPAAVAAAAKDGATGTSNLDDLVAKLTPPRVVWVMVPAGAATEQVVHDLAHRMEAGDTIIDGGNSRHKDDVRRAKALRVQGLHYVDVGTSGGIWGVERGYCLMIGGDADAVRRLEPIFRTLAPGRGPIPRTPGREKANGSTAEEGYLHCGPSGAGHFVKMVHNGIEYGLMQAYAEGFDIFRNANSKELDPDVRYDLDCREIAEVWRRGSVISSWLLDLTAQALLENPTLSNYTGIVQDSGEGRWTIMAAIEEGVPADVLSASLYTRFRSRQEHTFAEKVLSAMRHKFGGHVELPTGG, encoded by the coding sequence AAGGAGACGGACATGCAGATCGGCATGGTGGGGCTCGGCCGGATGGGCGGCAACATGGCGCGACGGCTCCTGAGGGGCGGGCATCAGGTGGTGGCATTCGCCACGGATCCGGCGGCGGTGGCCGCCGCCGCCAAGGACGGCGCGACCGGAACGAGCAATCTCGATGACCTGGTCGCCAAGCTCACCCCGCCGCGAGTGGTGTGGGTGATGGTGCCGGCGGGCGCAGCCACCGAGCAGGTGGTGCACGATCTCGCCCACCGGATGGAGGCCGGCGACACGATCATCGACGGCGGCAACTCGCGGCACAAGGACGACGTGCGCCGCGCGAAAGCGCTGCGCGTGCAGGGCCTGCACTACGTGGACGTCGGCACCAGCGGGGGCATCTGGGGGGTCGAACGCGGCTACTGCCTCATGATCGGCGGCGACGCCGACGCGGTGCGGCGCCTCGAGCCGATCTTCCGCACGCTGGCGCCGGGACGCGGACCCATCCCGCGGACACCGGGCCGCGAGAAGGCCAACGGCAGCACCGCGGAGGAGGGGTATCTCCACTGCGGCCCGTCGGGCGCGGGCCACTTCGTGAAGATGGTGCACAACGGCATCGAGTACGGCCTCATGCAGGCCTATGCGGAAGGGTTCGACATCTTCCGCAACGCGAATTCCAAGGAGCTCGATCCCGACGTCCGCTACGACCTCGACTGCCGGGAGATCGCCGAAGTGTGGCGGCGGGGCTCAGTCATCTCATCGTGGCTGCTTGACCTCACCGCGCAGGCCCTGCTCGAGAACCCCACGCTGTCGAACTACACGGGCATCGTGCAGGACTCGGGCGAGGGGCGATGGACCATCATGGCGGCGATAGAGGAAGGCGTGCCCGCGGACGTGCTCTCCGCCTCGCTCTATACCCGCTTCCGCTCGCGCCAGGAGCACACCTTCGCGGAGAAGGTGCTGTCCGCCATGCGCCACAAGTTCGGCGGCCACGTCGAGCTGCCGACTGGCGGCTAG